The following coding sequences lie in one Babylonia areolata isolate BAREFJ2019XMU chromosome 7, ASM4173473v1, whole genome shotgun sequence genomic window:
- the LOC143283930 gene encoding coiled-coil domain-containing protein 22 homolog yields MEEVDRIIIHSLRSIGCDLGEEVYSLKQFNTDLIVAATVQCIKVINNDADLPATLPPGMSARFRMGASLANYVQEMGYRGGDLGYQTFLYSNEAEIRRIFMFLVEKLPKEASQTSDEPMGASVLMHRAICMELGSQLSLPWVPPYLKNKGLRTRTKPPGWHREGVSCMRRFHACQLSVPRDVANLTVRLPKEQRQYYSQHLPYVTSQTQCHVDTAPSVLEACSLEMAQQTEWENEWNHSGLTSRLSQKEYKARKQSKIQKLIGDRLKQDAKQREGPSSKEAGRDLQQVIDSLTHSARTAAKTKGSRFTHAEKLMYAKDEEKTMSQIGSAVATKDTEEETQRKREEEQAALREELSQVTSRLEQLEMEVRKVGAGRQQVEEQVSVAEQQARDKQDAFHVKKRTMDLLPDAQNNILKLQGVVDNSAQRLLSLAAQWEKHRAPLIEQYRTLRELSSQRESEAQKQLEEMKAFRSKMKEVADEARQKDDLQKQLQMEYERMTKDVNRSAYTRKIMEIVANIKKQKQEIDRILIDTKSIQKEINSLTGKLDRTFTVTDELIFRDAKKDESVKKAYRFLAALHENCEQLTTTVEETGVILREIRDLEDQIETESHKKVLANLEKITQDYQEMKQENTTLMAKLKGK; encoded by the exons ATGGAGGAAGTTGACAGAATCATCATCCACTCGCTTCGCTCCATCGGCTG TGACCTTGGTGAGGAGGTGTACAGCCTGAAGCAGTTCAACACTGACCTGATCGTGGCAGCCACTGTCCAGTGCATCAAGGTCATCAACAATGATGCTGACCTCCCAGCCACCCTGCCGCCCGGCATGTCTGCCCGCTTCAGGATGGGGGCATCTTTGGCCAACTatgtgcag GAAATGGGATACAGAGGGGGTGACCTAGGCTACCAGACGTTCTTGTACTCCAACGAAGCAGAGATACGGAGAATCTTCATGTTCTTAGTGGAGAAGTTGCCCAAAGAGGCCTCCCAGACATCAGACGAGCCCATGG gTGCGTCAGTACTCATGCACAGAGCCATCTGCATGGAGCTGGGCAGTCAGCTCAGTCTACCCTGGGTACCACCCTACCTGAAAAACAAGGGTCTGCGGACCCGAACCAAACCCCCAGGTTGGCACAGAGAG GGCGTCAGCTGCATGAGGAGGTTTCATGCCTGCCAGCTGTCAGTACCCAGAGATGTGGCCAATCTCACCGTCAGACTGCccaaag AACAGCGACAGTACTACAGCCAGCACCTGCCCTACGTGACGAGTCAGACCCAGTGCCATGTGGACACGGCCCCCTCGGTGCTAGAAGCCTGCTCATTGGAGATGGCCCAGCAGACAGAGTGGGAGAACGAGTGGAACCACTCTGGCCTCACCTCCAGACTCTCACAGAAG GAGTACAAGGCGCGGAAGCAGAGCAAGATCCAGAAGCTGATCGGGGACCGGCTGAAGCAGGACGCCAAGCAGAGGGAGGGGCCCAGCAGCAAGGAGGCGGGGCGTGACCTTCAGCAGGTCATCGACTCCCTTACCCACAGCGCCCGCACCGCCGCCAAGACCAAGGGTTCACGCTTCACACACGCTGAGAAACTCATGTATGCCAAG GACGAAGAGAAGACCATGTCTCAGATTGGGTCAGCGGTGGCCACCAAGGACACAGAGGAG GAGACGCAGAGGAAGCGGGAGGAGGAGCAGGCGGCCCTGCGGGAGGAGCTGAGCCAGGTGACGTCACGGCTGGAACAGCTGGAGATGGAGGTGAGGAAGGTGGGGGCAGGCCGGCAGCAGGTGGAGGAGCAGGTGAGCGTTGCCGAGCAACAGGCCCGAGACAAGCAGGACGCCTTCCACGTCAAGAAGCGAACCATGGACCTGCTGCCTGACGCCCAGAACAACATCCTCAagttgcag ggggtGGTGGACAACAGCGCACAGAGACTGCTGAGCCTGGCGGCCCAGTGGGAAAAGCACCGTGCGCCTCTCATAGAGCAGTACCGCACACTGAGGGAGCTCAGCTCACAGCGCGAG TCAGAGGCCCAGAAACAGCTGGAGGAGATGAAGGCCTTCCGCAGCAAGATGAAGGAGGTGGCTGATGAGGCCAGGCAGAAAGATGACCTGCAGAAACAGCTG CAAATGGAATATGAGCGGATGACGAAAGATGTGAACCGATCAGCTTATACCCGCAAAATCATGGAGATTGTGGCCAACATCAAGAAACAGAAGCAAGAAATTGATCGG attttgaTAGACACTAAAAGCATACAGAAGGAAATCAACTCTTTAACAGGGAAGCTGGACAGGACCTTCACAGTGACAGATGAACTGATATTCAGG GATGCCAAAAAGGATGAAAGTGTAAAAAAAGCATATCGCTTCCTTGCAGCCTTACATGAG AACTGTGAACAGTTGACCACGACAGTGGAGGAGACAGGTGTCAtccttagagaaatccgagaccTAGAAGATCAG attgagacagagagccaCAAGAAAGTGCTGGCCAACCTGGAGAAGATTACGCAGGACTACCAGGAGATGAAGCAGGAAAACACAACTCTCATGGCCAAACTCAAAGGGAAATAA